Proteins from a genomic interval of Betaproteobacteria bacterium:
- a CDS encoding acetoin utilization protein AcuC translates to MSEKVCLLVSDDLARYGFPSGHPFGTDRQEAFLRKARGRGLDTRAHVMGSRAATRDEIERFHTVDYVNRVMVKSQQGVGYLDYGDTPAFVGVFEVSSHVVGAALMALDAVMEGTCRRSFQPIGGLHHARRDRAAGFCVFNDVGVVIETLRSRYGVKRIAYVDIDVHHGDGLYYPYESDRDLIVADIHEDGDYLYPGTGHDWETGKDAAAGTKLNIAMPPGAGDAEFSRQWERVEAHLVKFRPEFFLLQCGADSLGGDPIAHLHYTAAAHGHAAKRLRALADEHARGRLMVFGGGGYNRTNLALAWNAVLEALVETP, encoded by the coding sequence ATGAGCGAAAAAGTCTGCTTGCTGGTGAGTGACGATCTCGCCCGCTACGGTTTTCCGTCCGGTCATCCGTTCGGCACCGACCGGCAGGAAGCCTTCCTGCGCAAGGCGCGCGGCCGCGGCCTCGACACCCGGGCACACGTCATGGGCTCGCGGGCGGCGACGCGCGACGAGATCGAACGTTTCCACACCGTCGATTACGTGAACCGCGTGATGGTCAAATCGCAGCAGGGCGTGGGGTATCTCGACTACGGTGACACACCGGCCTTCGTCGGCGTGTTCGAGGTGTCGAGCCACGTCGTCGGCGCTGCCCTGATGGCCCTCGACGCGGTCATGGAAGGCACCTGTCGCCGATCCTTCCAGCCCATCGGCGGGCTCCATCACGCGCGCCGCGACCGCGCGGCGGGCTTTTGCGTGTTCAACGACGTCGGTGTCGTGATCGAGACGCTGCGCAGCCGCTACGGCGTGAAGCGCATCGCCTACGTGGACATCGACGTGCATCACGGCGACGGTCTCTACTATCCATACGAGAGCGATCGGGATCTCATCGTCGCCGACATCCACGAGGATGGGGACTATCTCTATCCGGGCACCGGCCACGACTGGGAAACCGGCAAGGACGCCGCGGCGGGCACCAAGCTCAATATCGCCATGCCCCCGGGCGCGGGAGACGCCGAGTTCTCGCGACAGTGGGAGCGGGTAGAGGCGCACCTCGTCAAGTTCCGCCCGGAGTTCTTTCTGCTCCAGTGCGGCGCCGACAGCCTGGGCGGCGACCCCATCGCGCACCTGCACTACACCGCGGCAGCCCACGGCCACGCCGCAAAGCGGCTGCGCGCGCTGGCCGACGAGCACGCCCGCGGCCGGCTGATGGTTTTCGGCGGCGGCGGCTACAACCGTACGAATCTGGCGCTCGCCTGGAACGCG